The DNA region GCCACTGCGGCGAAGACCGTGGCATGAGGCCAGCCCGTACGCTGCCGCTGCGCCGGGCCCCGTTGGCCGGCGAGGCCCTGGACTCCTGGATCGAGGTGATGTCCGCCCAGTTGAGGGTGCCGATGGGCGAGTTGCTGGTCGCGCTGGGCCTGCGCCGGGAGGACGAATCGCCGACGAACTGGGCGCCTTGGATGACGCAGCTGACGCCGCCCCAGGCCGAGCACATAGCCGTCGCTACCGCCATCCCGCCTGACTCTCTGCACACGATGACGTTGCAGCAATTCGATCAGCGAGCCCTCGTCATCGACCGCGACCGGGGGCAGGTCAACGGATTGTTCATGTGGGGGCGCGGCGGCGGCAGCGGTTCGCGGTTCTGCCCGGACTGCCTGCGGGAGAGCGAGGGACGCTGGCCTCTGCTCTGGCGGCTCGGTTGGTCGTTCGCCTGTCTCACCCACCGCCGGCTGCTGGCGGACTTCTGCCCCAAGTGCGGCTCGCGGCACCGCAAACGCCCGCACCCCAGCCACCTCATTCCCACTCCCGGCCACTGCGACCATGTCAGCCGGTCGACCGATCAGGCCCCACGGATCCGGTGCCTGCACCCGCTGGCCGATACCGAGACCATGCGCTTCGACGACGGGCACCCTGCGCTGCGGGCCCAGCAGGCGCTACTGGACGTCATCACCTCCGGTGTCGGCACTTTCGGCGTGTACGCCCACGATCCGCAGCTCGCCATGGCCGTGCTCGCCGACATGAGGGGCCTCGCTCGCCGCGTCCTGATCCACATGCCCGCGCCTCGCATGACGCGCCTGGTTCCCGAGGAACTCGTGGAGGCCCACTTTCGCGCCCGGGAGCACAACAGCGGCCTGACGAGCACCCAGCGGCGTGCACCTCTCGATCCCGGTCGCGCGGCCCCGGCCTACGCGGAAACCACGGCTGCGGGAGCCGTCGCCGCCTGGAGCATCCTGGGACAGGCCGACTTCCGCCAGGCCGCTCCCCGGATGAGGGAACTCCTCGACGCCATCGTGGACCGCGGCTACTGGACCAGCCCCACGGTGACCCGGAATTGGGGCCGCCACAACAGCCCCGTGCTGGAGTCCGTGCATCTCAAGACCATCGCGCCGACCCTGTGGCCCAACGCCGCCCTTCGCTACCGCACCGCGCTGCCCGCCCCGTCGCTCCCGACCACCACGCCCTCGCAGCTGACCGCCCGCGCACGCAAGATCCCCGGCATCATCTGGCCGCTGTGGGCTGTACGCCTCAACCCCGTCCCGCAGGTCCGCGAGCACCTCGCCGCCGCGCTCTCGGCCAGCCTGCTGCTGGTGAACAGCCGCCTTGAACTGCCCGATGCGGTCAAGAAGGTCGGCAACCTCATCAACCAGCCCAACTTGACGCACGTACTCCAGGCACTGCGCGACGACGCTCACTACGAGGGCATCCAACTCGCCCTGATCCAGATCGCCGCCTACCTCGACAACCACAAGGTTCCGATCGACTACGGCCGCCGACGACGCCTGGACTACAGCACCTTGCTGCCCGAGAGCGAGTGGATCGCCCTGTGCCGGCGCACCCTGACCGAGCCCGGAGCCGGCACCCGCTACCAGGTCGCCCGCTGTTACCTCTTCGAGAAGATCAGCGGCCTGCCCCACACCCGGATCCCCGACCCGCCGCGCGACAGCCAGAACTTCCGCAACAGCCGGGTCCGGTTCCCCTACGTCCTGACGCCCGAGGCGTCCGCCGAACTCGACCAGATCGGCAGGGCATTCCTCGACCGCAATCGGCTCAGCAACGAGCCCCTGACCTGGCAGCCACCCGCAGAACTACTGGACGAACTCGCCCTGCCCCGACCCGACCCCGGCGACATCGACCTTGCCGATCTTCACCGCCGCGTCCGCTCCGGGCAGACGAGCACCGGCATCGCCGACGACCTCGGAACCGATCTGCGCACGCTGCGCTACGTCCTTGACCAGCACCCTGTACCTGCGGCGAAGTCGACCGCCCACAGCATGGAGCGCGGCCTCAAGGGCCTGCACGCCGCCCGGCACATGATCTCCAAGGACCAGCTGGAACGCTTCTACGTACAGCAGGACATGCCCTTCCGCACGATCCAACGCGAAACCGGCATCAACCGGAAGGCCCTGGCCGCGCTCGCCGACGAGTACGGCATTCCGAAGCGCAACCACCGGCCGTGCGGAACCCTGGACCGGGAATGGATCTACGAGCAGTACGTCGTGGGCCGCCGGACGCTGGAGGACATCGGCCGAGAGGTCGGCATGAGCGGATCATCCGTGGGGGCCCGCGTCCGCGAATACGGCATCGGGACACAGAACAACCGCCAGCCCTGGTACCCGCAGCACGACTTCACCTCAGCACCGGAGGCGATCCAGCCCACCCTGGGCAACTCCTACTCGATCTGTCGGCTTCGCCTCTTCATCCAGGTCGTCCGGTACTCCACCCTCATCGAGGCGTGCCAGACCCATGGCATCCACCCGTCGACCCTCACCATGCAGCTCAAGCGCCTGGAGACGGATCTCGGCGGCCCGCTGCTGATCCGCGCCAGCCGAGGTCGTCAACTCGAACTCACCGCTTTGGGCCGAGACGTCGTCGAAGCCGTCGAGGTCTGGGCCCGTACCCTGGCGGAACAGCCGCGGGAGACCTGGGCCCGGTCGGAGTGGCGCCCTCCACTGCCAGGACGCAAACGCAAGAGCCGGCACCCTGCTGAGGCGCCGGGCCTGGACCGTTTCCCCGCCCTTCTCCAGCCTGCGGTGCGAACGTTCGCCGGGCGCCGGCGGCTGCACCGGTTCCTGCAAGCCGCGAACTACCCCTCCCTGGCGGCGTACTGCCGCGAGGCGGGAATGTCTCCGTCCGCGCTGACTCCGCAGATTCAGCACCTGGAACGAGACCTCCAGGGGCAGCTCCTGATCCGCGGCCAGCACGGGCACCGGATGCGGCTCACCGACTTCGGTGAGAGGGTCCTGGCCGTCGCCCTGCCATACGCAGACCAACTCGGCGCGCGCAGCGACACCTACTGACTGTCGCTGAACGTCAGGGCCTGGTCGGCGCCGAGCTCGCCAACGCGGGCCATGAACCCTGCGGACGTCCGTCGGGAGGAACCGCCGCCGAAGCCAGCGGTGTGCCTTCGGTGACGGGCTCGTTCCCCGGTTCGGCTGGCTGGTGGTGTGCCGGGTGACGGGTCGTCATCCGGTGTTGCGTGGGGGCGGGATCGGTGGTGGCGTGGGCGTCAGGTGGTGGGTCAGGGTGTCGCCGGTTTCGGGGGCGAGGCGGCCGGTGGGGTCGAGGCCGAGGTGGTCGGCGAGGTCGCGGATGTGGAGGCGGGTGCTGGCTTCCAGGAGGAGAGCGTAGGTGTCGGTTGCGGTACGGGTGCGTACCCAGCCAGTGAGGGTGAGTGTGGCGGTGATGAGTGCGGCGGGCCACCACCAGACGGTGAGGGGGAGGTAGAGCAGGGCCCAGGCGGTCAGGGCGGTGGCGCGAGTGAGGTTCTGGCGGGCGGTGGTGATCTGGGTGCGGACCTCCTCGGGCAGGATCAGCCACAGATGCGGCCAGAGGGTCGCCAGGACGAGGTGGTGATCGCGATCCAGACGGACGGCTACCGCGTTGATGCGGTCCCCGCTCCAGGTGGGGCGCTCAGGTTTCTCGGGGGCGATGCGGGTCACGGCGCGTTCGGCGGCGTGCCGCGTGACGGGGTCCGGACGTTGGCCGCGGGCCAGGGCTTGGGCGTCCTGCTCGCGGTGATGGTGCCAGGTGCGAGCTGCTTCGGTCCAGCGGCCGTGCCGTCGAGCGGTTTGCTTGGCAGCAAGCTGGCGGAGCGGGGGTGGCCAGGTGGGCCAGTCGGCGGCCAGGCAGAGCCGTTCGGTCAGTGAACCGAGGGCTTGTGCGGCCAGTCCGGTCGCGGCGGCGCCAGCCAGTATCGCGGCCAGCAGTACCACTTGACCGCCCACGGTGCTCGTGGCGGGGTGTCTGGCCCAGGTCGTGATCTGGTGGGTGAGGCGGGGCAGCTCGAAGGGGTGTGTGTGGCCCAGGGTGTGGGCGGTGGCGGCGACGGCGAGATAGAGGGCGCCGGGCAGAACCAGCAAGGACAGCCACCGCTCGGCGAGTTTGGTGCCCAGTTGGGATAGCAGGACGCCCACCAGCTACAGCCGTTCCCGGCGCAGAATGGTGCTGCTGATCGCGCACTGCGGCACCGAGGAGGTGGCCTGGGGCCACCAGTAGCGCGCACAGCGGCCTCCCGGACACAGATACACCAACTCGGCACGGATATTGGGGATCCCGGTATTGCTGATCCCGGCTGGCTGGATACCACGGGTGGAGCCTGTGTGATCGGTGTAGCCGTCCAGCCCCAGGGGGTCGCAGCTGGCCTGCAGGACCGCGTGCAGCACGGAGAGCGTGCCCGCGACGTCCCGTCCCGTGCGGCGTCCAGCACCCGCTCCACCGGGCCCTCGTCCCCGCCCAGCCCGCGGCGCAGATCTGCGCGGATCTCCTCCAGGTGCGCGCACACCGTGGCCAGTCTCTGCGCCAGGTCCGGCCCTTCCGCCTCGCCCTCGTCGGCCATGGCTTCCCTCCCTGCCTGTTCTCGCCACCGGCTTGGACCCGGCCAACTACGCTGTTGCGGCGTAGGGTTGGTCGGCACCACGAGGGTACGCGGAGCTTTCCCCGCGACTCCTGGGTGGGCATGCCACGAGGCGCATGGTGGACGTCGGGGGTCGGGGTGCTAGAGGAACGGCTGGCTGCTGCGGTGTGGGCGCGGCTGCGGCGGATCGCCGACACCGGCGATCCTTCTCCGGCATTGGAACCCCAGGCCCTCACCGAGGCCCGACAGCTCACCAAACTCCTCCGCACCAACAACGGCGATTTGAGCGACGTAACAGCCTGGTACGTACTCGGCTGGCTGCACTTCCACCGGTACACAGCGCTCCCTGACGGTCAAGGCGGTGCGGACCTGGACGCCGCGGCGGAAGCGTTCATGCCCTGCTTCATCGCTGGCGCCAGCGATCTGCCCGAAGCCCTCCTGCTGCGGCTCGCCGACACCGCAGAACCGCACGCCGTCAGCCTGCTCCAGCAGGCACTTGAATCCGCCGACCCGGTTATCTTCCTCGGCAGTGCACCTGTGGCAGCAGATTGAGCATGCCACGCCCGCCGACCACCCGAACCGGGCGGAGTACCTGAACTACCTGGGGAACGCGCTGCAGGCCCGGTTCGAACGGACCGGGGACCTGTCGGACCTGGACCAGGCCATCGCCACCCGACAGGAAGCCGTACAAACCACGCCCGCCGACCACCCCAACGAAGACCTGTACCTGCACAACCTGGGGCTTGCGCTGGGGGCCCGGTTCAGACGGACCGAGGACCTGTTGGACCTGAACCAGGCCATCGACCATCTCCAGGCCGCGATCCGGGCCACACCCGCCGACCACCCCAAGCGAGCGGGGCGCCTGTTCCACCTCGGGAACGATCTGAGGAACAGGTTCGAGCGGACCGGGACTCAGTCGGACCTAGACCAGGCCATCGACCGTCTCCGGGCCGCGGTCGGGACCACGCCCGCCGACCACCCCGGCCGAGCGGCGTTCCTCAACAATCTCGGGGGCACGCTGCGGGTCCGATTCGACCGGACCGGGGGCCTATCAGACCTGGACCAGGCCATCGACTGCCTCCAGTCCGCAGTCCAGGCCACGCCTACCGGCCACCCCAACCGAGTCATGTACCTGCACAGCCTGGGGCGTGCGCTGGCAACCCGGTTCCAGCGTACAGAGAATCTGGCCGACCTCGACCAGGCCATCACCATTCGACAGCAAGCCGTAAACGTCACCCCCGCCGACCACCCCAACCGAGCTGCGTACCTGAACTACCTCGGGACCACACTGGGGGACCGGTTCGAGCGGACCGGAGTCCTATCGGACCTGGACCAGTCCATCGACTGCCTCCAGTCCGCAGTCCAGGCCGCGCCTGCCGGTGCCCCTAACCGAGCCATGTACCTGTCCAATCTGGGGTTTGCGCTGCGGGTTCGGTTCGAGCAGGTGGGGGATCTGGCGGACCTGGAGCAGGCTGTGGCCACCGGGCAGGGAGCCGTAAACGCCTCGCCCGCCGATGACCCGGGCCGTGTGGGGCACCTGTTCAATCTGGGGGGCACGCTGCAGGTTCGGTTTGGGCGTACGGGGGATCCAGCGGATCTGGACCAAGCCGTCACTATCGGACAAGAAGCCGTACACGCCACGCCCGCCGACCACCCGGATCGAATGGGGTACCTGAACAATTTGGGGATTGCGTTGCGGGACCGATTCGGGCATACGGGGGATCTGACGGATCTGGACCAGGCCGTCGATCATCTCCAGGCCGCGGTCCGCGCCACGCCCGCCGGCCGCCCCGACCGAGCAGCGTCACTGTCCAGCCTGGGGCTTGCGCTGGGAGCCCGGTTCCGGCGGACGGGGGATCTGGCGGATCTGGACCAGGCCGTCACCATCGGACAGGAAGCCGTACACGCCACGCCCGCCGACCACCCCGGCCGATCGGGGTACCTGACCAACCTGGGGGCCGCGCTGCAAGGCCGGTTCGGGCGGACGGGGGATCTGGCGGACCTGGACCGAGCCATCAACCGTCTCCAGGCCGCAGTCCGCGCCACGTCGGCCGACCACCCTGACCGCGCTAGGTACCTAGCCAACCTGGGGGCCGCGCTGCAAGGCCGGTTCGGGCAGACGGGGGATCTGACGGACGTGGACCAGGCCATCGATCATCTCCAGGCCGCGGTCCGCGCC from Streptomyces sp. NBC_00258 includes:
- a CDS encoding LysR family transcriptional regulator, producing the protein MRPARTLPLRRAPLAGEALDSWIEVMSAQLRVPMGELLVALGLRREDESPTNWAPWMTQLTPPQAEHIAVATAIPPDSLHTMTLQQFDQRALVIDRDRGQVNGLFMWGRGGGSGSRFCPDCLRESEGRWPLLWRLGWSFACLTHRRLLADFCPKCGSRHRKRPHPSHLIPTPGHCDHVSRSTDQAPRIRCLHPLADTETMRFDDGHPALRAQQALLDVITSGVGTFGVYAHDPQLAMAVLADMRGLARRVLIHMPAPRMTRLVPEELVEAHFRAREHNSGLTSTQRRAPLDPGRAAPAYAETTAAGAVAAWSILGQADFRQAAPRMRELLDAIVDRGYWTSPTVTRNWGRHNSPVLESVHLKTIAPTLWPNAALRYRTALPAPSLPTTTPSQLTARARKIPGIIWPLWAVRLNPVPQVREHLAAALSASLLLVNSRLELPDAVKKVGNLINQPNLTHVLQALRDDAHYEGIQLALIQIAAYLDNHKVPIDYGRRRRLDYSTLLPESEWIALCRRTLTEPGAGTRYQVARCYLFEKISGLPHTRIPDPPRDSQNFRNSRVRFPYVLTPEASAELDQIGRAFLDRNRLSNEPLTWQPPAELLDELALPRPDPGDIDLADLHRRVRSGQTSTGIADDLGTDLRTLRYVLDQHPVPAAKSTAHSMERGLKGLHAARHMISKDQLERFYVQQDMPFRTIQRETGINRKALAALADEYGIPKRNHRPCGTLDREWIYEQYVVGRRTLEDIGREVGMSGSSVGARVREYGIGTQNNRQPWYPQHDFTSAPEAIQPTLGNSYSICRLRLFIQVVRYSTLIEACQTHGIHPSTLTMQLKRLETDLGGPLLIRASRGRQLELTALGRDVVEAVEVWARTLAEQPRETWARSEWRPPLPGRKRKSRHPAEAPGLDRFPALLQPAVRTFAGRRRLHRFLQAANYPSLAAYCREAGMSPSALTPQIQHLERDLQGQLLIRGQHGHRMRLTDFGERVLAVALPYADQLGARSDTY